From a single Oncorhynchus nerka isolate Pitt River linkage group LG11, Oner_Uvic_2.0, whole genome shotgun sequence genomic region:
- the LOC115137140 gene encoding mediator of RNA polymerase II transcription subunit 29-like yields MAAQQQPGGPIPQVGMQQAATLQQQQLSQQQDFDPVHRFKMLIPQLKESLQNVMKIASLNLGHNTSIDNGIKSSDASVQRFDKSLEEFYALCDQLELCLRLAYECLSQSIDSAKHSPNLVPTATKPDTVQTESLSYSQYLSMIKSQISCAKDIHNALLECSKKIAGKGQPPGIL; encoded by the exons ATGGCAGCGCAGCAACAACCCGGTGGACCGATTCCCCAAGTTGGAATGCAGCAAGCTGCTACACTTCAACAACAACAGTTGAGTCAACAGCAAGATTTCGACCCTGTTCATCGATTCAAAATGCTTATTCCACAATTAAAAGAGAGCCTCCAG AATGTCATGAAGATTGCCTCTTTAAATTTGGGACATAATACATCAATTGACAATGGCAT AAAGAGCAGTGATGCCAGTGTACAGCGGTTTGACAAGAGTCTGGAAGAGTTTTATGCCCTATGTGATCAGCTGGAACTCTGCTTA CGGCTTGCCTACGAGTGCTTATCCCAGAGCATTGACAGTGCCAAGCACTCTCCTAACCTGGTCCCAACAGCCACCAAGCCTGACACCGTGCAGACAGAGTCCCTGTCCTACTCACAGTACCTCAGCATGATCAAGTCGCAGATCTCCTGCGCCAAAGACATTCATAACGCTCTATTGGAGTGCTCTAAGAAAATCGCAGGAAAGGGCCAGCCACCAGGAATCCTGTAG